A section of the Humulus lupulus chromosome 2, drHumLupu1.1, whole genome shotgun sequence genome encodes:
- the LOC133818386 gene encoding glucan endo-1,3-beta-glucosidase 4: MPNYLLRILLALFFISIVAQKSEGEFEQWCIADEQTPDDELQAAIDWACGKGGGDCSEIQMTKSCYLPNTLKDHASYAFNSYFQRFKNKGATCYFRGAALITELDPSYKGCHYEFLP; this comes from the exons ATGCCAAATTATCTGCTAAGGATATTGCTTGCTCTGTTCTTTATCTCAATAGTTGCACAGAAATCAG AAGGGGAATTTGAGCAATGGTGCATAGCAGATGAGCAGACCCCAGATGATGAGTTGCAGGCAGCCATAGATTGGGCATGTGGGAAAGGAGGAGGTGACTGCAGTGAGATTCAGATGACCAAATCTTGTTATTTACCAAATACTCTCAAGGACCATGCTTCTTATGCCTTCAACAGTTACTTCCAGAGATTCAAAAACAAAGGAGCCACTTGTTACTTCAGGGGAGCTGCCCTTATTACCGAGCTAGATCCCA